In Dunckerocampus dactyliophorus isolate RoL2022-P2 chromosome 14, RoL_Ddac_1.1, whole genome shotgun sequence, one DNA window encodes the following:
- the si:dkey-174i8.1 gene encoding arylsulfatase I gives MKSFISFAFFLIIWENWLRGLGCSGERVHGTGKAPGPKAPHLIFVMVDDQGYGDIGYHGSDIHTPALDQLAADGVKLENYYVQPICSPSRSQLITGRYQIHTGLQHSIIRPRQPLCLPPDIPTLPERLAEVGYATHMVGKWHLGFCRPGCLPTGRGFQSFLGTLTGSGDHFSYQSWDGAEACGFDLHDGDRPAWEMAGNYSTLLYIDRVKQILRSHDPEIPLFLYLSLQAAHTPLQVPDHFLHPYSSQCNRVRRHYAAMLSCLDDGVRQVVQELKTNGLYENSVMIYSSDNGGQPLSGGSNWPLRGGKGTYWEGGIRAVGFVHSPLLKRKGVVSKALIHVSDWYPTLLALSGTLHSLHGLDGHDVWGTISEGLPSPRTEILFNIDPVSRKPGEPYDKALVLNGFGIWDTAVRAAIRAGDWKLLTGNVGDGDWTPPQAFADGPERWQRLEKRRNEVGKSVWLFNISSDPYERSDMAKARPEIVKHLLTRLAEYNQTAVMAKNPPDDPLADPELHGGVWGPWMGLEGQRGNDGEGGLRNERVTKVKQCKLCKLRALFKKVESRLQKTAVFF, from the exons ATGAAGAGCTTTATCTCTTTTGCATTTTTCCTAATTATTTGGGAGAACTGGCTCCGAGGCCTGGGCTGCAGTGGGGAACGAGTGCATGGCACAGGAAAGGCGCCAGGGCCCAAAGCCCCCCATCTCATCTTTGTCATGGTAGATGACCAAGGTTACGGTGACATTGGCTACCATGGCTCCGATATCCACACTCCTGCACTGGATCAGCTGGCAGCGGATGGGGTGAAACTTGAAAATTATTATGTCCAACCAATCTGCTCACCCTCTCGCAGCCAACTCATAACAGGACG CTACCAAATTCACACCGGCCTCCAGCATTCAATCATCCGGCCACGTCAACCTCTCTGCCTCCCCCCAGACATCCCCACCCTACCCGAGCGTCTGGCTGAGGTAGGCTATGCCACCCACATGGTAGGGAAATGGCACTTGGGCTTCTGCAGACCCGGCTGCTTACCCACGGGGCGAGGCTTCCAGAGCTTCCTTGGGACGCTGACTGGCAGCGGGGATCACTTCTCTTACCAGAGCTGGGACGGGGCGGAAGCTTGCGGATTTGACCTGCATGATGGAGACAGGCCAGCGTGGGAGATGGCTGGCAATTACTCGACTTTACTTTACATTGACAG AGTGAAGCAGATTCTGAGGAGCCATGACCCCGAAATACCCCTCTTCCTCTATCTGTCCCTTCAGGCCGCCCACACACCTTTGCAGGTACCTGACCACTTCCTACACCCATACAGTTCTCAGTGCAATCGTGTCAGGCGCCACTATGCAGCCATGTTAAGCTGCCTGGATGATGGAGTCAGGCAAGTGGTACAAGAGCTGAAGACCAACGGACTTTATGAAAACTCAGTAATGATCTACTCCTCTGATAATGGCGGGCAGCCTCTGTCGGGAGGCAGCAACTGGCCACTTAGAGGTGGCAAAGGGACTTATTGGGAAGGGGGCATCCGAGCGGTTGGCTTTGTCCATAGTCCCCTTCTGAAGAGGAAGGGTGTTGTCAGCAAGGCACTGATACACGTCTCCGACTGGTATCCCACATTACTGGCGCTGTCTGGGACCCTACATTCCCTCCATGGTCTGGATGGTCATGATGTGTGGGGCACCATCAGCGAGGGTCTACCATCTCCTCGCACTGAAATCCTTTTCAACATTGACCCAGTCTCCAGGAAACCCGGGGAGCCTTATGACAAGGCCTTGGTGCTCAACGGCTTTGGCATCTGGGACACAGCAGTGAGGGCAGCCATAAGGGCTGGTGATTGGAAGCTGTTGACTGGAAATGTGGGTGATGGTGACTGGACGCCACCGCAAGCCTTCGCAGACGGTCCAGAGAGGTGGCAGAGATTGGAAAAGCGGCGCAACGAGGTGGGGAAGTCGGTTTGGTTGTTTAACATCTCCTCTGACCCTTATGAGAGATCAGATATGGCTAAGGCTCGTCCTGAGATAGTCAAGCATCTTCTCACCAGACTGGCAGAATACAACCAGACTGCTGTGATGGCAAAAAATCCTCCTGACGATCCTTTGGCGGACCCTGAGCTGCATGGTGGTGTATGGGGTCCCTGGATGGGCCTGGAAGGGCAAAGGGGCAATGATGGAGAGGGGGGTCTCAGGAATGAAAGGGTGACAAAAGTGAAGCAGTGCAAGTTATGCAAATTAAGAGCCCTCTTTAAAAAGGTGGAGTCACGTCTGCAGAAGACCGCCGTATTCTTCTGA